A single Orcinus orca chromosome 2, mOrcOrc1.1, whole genome shotgun sequence DNA region contains:
- the LOC101275631 gene encoding cytochrome c-like, translating to MRDVEKGKKISVQKCAQCHTVEKGGKHKTGPNLHGLFGQKTGQAVGFSYTDANKNEGITWGEETLMEYLENPKKYIPGTKMISAGIKKKAERADLIAYLKKATNA from the coding sequence ATGCGTGATGTTGAGAAGGGCAAGAAGATTTCTGTTCAGAAGTGTGCCCAGTGCCATACTGTGGAAAAGGGAGGCAAGCACAAGACTGGGCCAAATCTCCATGGTCTGTTTGGGCAAAAGACAGGTCAGGCTGTCGGCTTCTCTTACACAGATGCCAACAAGAACGAAGGCATCACCTGGGGAGAGGAGACGCTGATGGAGTATTTGGAGAATCCCAAGAAGTACATCCCTGGAACAAAAATGATCTCCGCTGGCATTAAGAAGAAGGCAGAAAGGGCAGACTTGATAGCATATCTCAAAAAAGCTACGAATGCGTAA